The sequence CATCGCCGTGCTTCAACGTCGGCGTGCATGTATTCCACGAAGTCTTCCTCGCGGTTCGGGATCACCACGTCTTCGACTGGTTCGACGGGTTTCTCGCCGGGCCAGATGATCTGGCGGGTGGGGCGGTCGGTGTTCAGGCGCGTGCCGCAGGCTGCGGTCCAGTCGCGGAGGCGTTCGCGGGCTTCGGCGAAGTCGCGATGCCAGACGAGCATCGCGGAGCCCTTCGCTTCGGGGTGGATCGCGCACAGCCAGTGGATGTGCAACGCGGACAGTTCCCACACCAATGCCGGGTGGCGGTGCCAGAACGGCGGGCAGACGGCAACGGGGAGGCCGTAGGTGTGGCGCAGCCAGTGCACCCATTCGTTGAGCGCGAGCCATTCTTCCTCCGCGGCATCGGCAGTGAGGAGATTCCAGTTCACCGGCCCTGGCGGACCCGCCGACCCCTCATCGTCAGTTCCGGAAGTGTCGGTGTCGGGGTCGTAGCTCTCATCGAACTCGTCCTCCGCCACCTCCCCCGGATCAACATTGCCCATCTCGGGCAGCTCATCGACCATGACCCGCCCTCACCTCCCGACCGTGGCGGCACCAGCGGGCGCGCGGAGTTGTGCGTCGGGTGACAGGGCAGCATCCTCGAGTCCGGCATCCAGTGAGTCGGTTGCTGGTGTGCGTCGGGGGCGGTCGACGGTGTAGCGGGTGCGGGCGAGGTCGTGGCCCAGTTTCTTCGCGACGAACTCTTCGACCTTGACGGCCTGCCCGTTGTCGTCGGTACGGTCGTAGTGGTGGGTGTAGCCCTCGGCGATGAACTTGTCGCCTTTGGCGAAGCGCTGGTGGGCGCGTTCGGCGGTCTTCCGGAAGGCGACGAGGTCGTGGAATGTGGTCTCGGTCTGCGTGAACGAGCCGTCGTCTTCTCGGCGGTAGTGTTCCTGCCCGATCTTGACGAATAGCCGCGCATCACCTTTCTCGGTGAACGACAGGTGCGGTTCGGAAGCGATGAACCCGGACAGGGACTCTTGCGTATGGATAGCCATTGGACACTCCTCGTGATGACGACACCCCGCACTTCGGGGTGCTCTGTCACTCAGGTGCGCCCACCGGCCCCTCATCTCCCGTGGATGCTGGGGTGCCGGCTTGCAGCAGTTCCTCCACCACACGCCGCTGACCCTGCAGCTCGCTCGCGTCCTTGCGGCGGGTCCAGGGCCGGAGTTTCGCGACGATCGGCGGTGCGGCGCGCAGCAGGATCAGTCCGGTGCCGAATGCGAGGGTGCGGATCACGTCGGGCGGCATGATCGACACCCGACGAATGGAACGCTGCGCGGTGCGGGAGCCGTGGTCGCCGATGGTGGTGGAGTCGGTGATCTCGTCGCGTTCTCCGATGAGGGTGGTGAGGTCTTGGAGGTCGCGGCTGTTGGATGCGCCGCCGAGGATGATTTTCACAATGCTGGCGTCCCAGATCGCGCCGGCCGCGTTATCCGACCACTTCTCCCGCGCCTGCGCGAGAGACTGCAACACCGGCATCGTCGTGATCCCCGTACCCCCTCCTTCTGCCATCAACGTCGGGAGCGACGGGAGCGGGGCAAGGTTGCCGATCTCATCCAGCGCGAGCAGCAGGGGCGGGTCGAGGCGGGCTGCGGGTGAGCGTGCGGCGAGGCGGCGGGAGGCTTCGACGAGGTCTTCCACGAACGCCGACACCAGCGCGGCACTGTTATTCGCCCCCGCCCCCGTCGCGAGCAGATACACGGTGCCGCGCTTGCGTAGAAACTCCTCCGGATCGAACCGCTCCTCCGGGCCCGGACTGACCGCATCAAGAACACGAGGATCGGCGAGCGCGGCAAGGGACAGGGACACGCCTTGCCAGATGGAGTCGCGGGTTCGGGGGTCTGAGTCGATCATCGCCTGCAACGAATCCGCCCACCCCGTCGCCGCCCGAGGGTTCGCAGTGAGGATCGCGACCGCATCGGACGCTGCGGCAGGATCGAGGGTCCACCGGAACAGCTCGGCAGGCGCACGTTGATCGAGGGCGGCGGCGTGAAGGAGGGCTTGGAGTGCGGTGCGGGTTTTCCCTTCCCAGAAGTCCCCGCCCTCGACGCCACCGGCGGACAGGCCGGTGCCCGCAGCGAGGCCGGTGGCGCGGATCATCGCCGTCAACGGGTCCTCACATCCCCGGATCGGCGACCACCGGAGTCCTGCGGGGACGCCTTCGGCGAGGTGCTGCGGATCGAACACCGCCACCGGCCGAC is a genomic window of Candidatus Nanopelagicales bacterium containing:
- a CDS encoding single-stranded DNA-binding protein is translated as MAIHTQESLSGFIASEPHLSFTEKGDARLFVKIGQEHYRREDDGSFTQTETTFHDLVAFRKTAERAHQRFAKGDKFIAEGYTHHYDRTDDNGQAVKVEEFVAKKLGHDLARTRYTVDRPRRTPATDSLDAGLEDAALSPDAQLRAPAGAATVGR
- a CDS encoding type IV secretory system conjugative DNA transfer family protein — encoded protein: MSTPRQGGALGDELANLGIIALIAAAVLAVILRVAGTITAWVTGIKQPTGGIEAGLGVILHPTDPGSALGANGLNPVAYWVVAGVLIVAVGGAGWWVWRFFREHARQTKVDPYRIVGIATRTDVTTAASEKALLRRAGQLRPSIEEPAVTDVGYLLGASRNVGVWASVEDSILLIGPPRSGKGLHVVINAILDAPGAVVTTSTRPDNLTATLKARGAEGRPVAVFDPQHLAEGVPAGLRWSPIRGCEDPLTAMIRATGLAAGTGLSAGGVEGGDFWEGKTRTALQALLHAAALDQRAPAELFRWTLDPAAASDAVAILTANPRAATGWADSLQAMIDSDPRTRDSIWQGVSLSLAALADPRVLDAVSPGPEERFDPEEFLRKRGTVYLLATGAGANNSAALVSAFVEDLVEASRRLAARSPAARLDPPLLLALDEIGNLAPLPSLPTLMAEGGGTGITTMPVLQSLAQAREKWSDNAAGAIWDASIVKIILGGASNSRDLQDLTTLIGERDEITDSTTIGDHGSRTAQRSIRRVSIMPPDVIRTLAFGTGLILLRAAPPIVAKLRPWTRRKDASELQGQRRVVEELLQAGTPASTGDEGPVGAPE